One Stenotrophomonas sp. SAU14A_NAIMI4_5 DNA segment encodes these proteins:
- a CDS encoding amidohydrolase family protein, with protein MFQSRPLSLAILLAVAPLSASAAERADLLIRNATVVDVEHARSLPGQSVVIRGDDIVAVGPDAQLRSQWSASRQIDAKGKYLIPGLWDMHVHFGGGPALIEENKALLPLYIAHGITTVRDCSGDLPEQVLQWRGEIANGTLFGPRLLSSGAKIEGIKPVWKGTIEVGSEADVDKAITRLQHDKVDFAKITDSTLKPELFLYSASAARKAGFKASGHIPMALTVEQAVDAGLASIEHLDYAFKAGSKDEAQIAADFGAGRIDRAEANRRLDASFDHDTAMHAYRDFARRGVFVTPTLNGGRILDFLDQDDHANDPYLAYIGPGLRATYQWRVDRAAKATPAQIEARHAQYHQVASVLPMLQEAGVTIIAGTDAGFLNSYNFPGIALHQELQLFVKEGLSAPQALSAATRSGPAWFGQMDRYGGVASGKAADLVLLTANPLQDIAATEKIDSVILRGTVYDRAALDKMLADTKAKVAAWNAEAAKAK; from the coding sequence ATGTTCCAGTCCCGTCCGTTGTCCCTTGCGATCCTCCTTGCCGTCGCACCGTTGTCGGCCTCCGCTGCCGAGCGCGCCGACCTGCTGATCCGCAACGCCACCGTGGTCGATGTCGAACACGCGCGCAGCCTGCCGGGGCAGAGCGTGGTGATCCGGGGCGACGACATCGTCGCCGTCGGCCCCGATGCGCAGCTGCGCAGCCAGTGGAGCGCCAGCCGCCAGATCGATGCCAAGGGCAAGTACCTGATCCCGGGCCTGTGGGACATGCACGTGCACTTCGGCGGCGGCCCGGCCCTCATCGAAGAGAACAAGGCGCTGCTGCCGCTGTACATCGCCCATGGCATCACCACCGTGCGCGACTGCTCGGGCGACCTGCCGGAGCAGGTGCTGCAGTGGCGCGGCGAGATCGCCAACGGCACGCTGTTCGGGCCGCGCCTGCTCAGCTCGGGCGCCAAGATCGAAGGCATCAAGCCGGTCTGGAAGGGCACCATCGAAGTGGGCAGCGAGGCTGACGTCGACAAGGCGATCACCCGCCTGCAGCACGACAAGGTCGATTTCGCGAAGATCACCGACAGCACGCTGAAGCCGGAGCTGTTCCTGTATTCGGCCAGCGCCGCGCGCAAGGCCGGTTTCAAGGCCTCGGGCCATATCCCGATGGCGCTGACCGTCGAACAGGCAGTCGATGCGGGCCTCGCCTCGATCGAGCATCTGGACTACGCGTTCAAGGCCGGCAGCAAGGATGAAGCGCAGATCGCCGCCGATTTCGGTGCCGGTCGCATCGACCGCGCCGAGGCCAACCGCCGCCTGGATGCCAGCTTCGACCACGATACGGCGATGCACGCCTACCGCGACTTCGCCAGGCGCGGCGTGTTCGTCACCCCGACCCTCAATGGCGGCCGCATCCTCGATTTCCTCGACCAGGATGACCACGCCAACGATCCGTACCTGGCCTACATCGGCCCGGGCCTGCGTGCGACCTACCAGTGGCGCGTGGATCGCGCGGCCAAGGCGACCCCGGCGCAGATCGAAGCGCGCCATGCGCAGTACCACCAGGTGGCCTCGGTGCTGCCGATGCTGCAGGAAGCGGGGGTGACGATCATCGCCGGCACCGATGCCGGCTTCCTCAATTCGTACAACTTCCCGGGCATTGCCTTGCACCAGGAACTGCAGCTGTTCGTGAAGGAAGGCCTGAGCGCGCCGCAGGCGCTGTCGGCGGCCACGCGTTCCGGCCCGGCATGGTTCGGCCAGATGGATCGCTACGGTGGCGTCGCCAGCGGCAAGGCGGCCGACCTGGTGCTGCTGACCGCCAACCCGCTGCAGGACATCGCCGCGACCGAGAAGATCGACAGCGTGATTCTGCGCGGCACTGTGTATGACCGTGCGGCGCTGGACAAGATGCTGGCCGACACCAAGGCCAAGGTGGCGGCGTGGAATGCCGAGGCGGCCAAGGCGAAGTGA
- the lldD gene encoding FMN-dependent L-lactate dehydrogenase LldD, whose protein sequence is MIISASTDYRAAAERRLPPFLFHYIDGGAYAEHTLKRNVSDLSDIGLRQRILRNMSDLSLETELFGETLAMPVALAPVGLTGMYARRGEVQAARAADSRGIPFTLSTVSVCPIEEVAPAIQRPMWFQLYVLRDRGFMRNALERAQAAGVTTLVFTVDMPVPGARYRDAHSGMSGPNASLRRVGQAFTHPRWAWDVGLLGRPHDLGNISAYRGNPTGLADYIGWLGSNFDPSISWKDLEWIREFWKGPMVIKGILDPDDARDAVKFGADGIVVSNHGGRQLDGVLSTARALPAIADAVQGDLKILADSGIRNGLDVVRMLALGADTVLLGRAFVYALAAQGEAGVANLLDLVAKEMRVAMTLTGARRIADIGRDSLVSLP, encoded by the coding sequence ATGATCATTTCCGCTTCCACCGATTACCGTGCCGCCGCCGAGCGTCGACTGCCGCCGTTCCTGTTCCACTACATCGATGGTGGCGCATATGCCGAGCACACGCTGAAGCGCAACGTTTCCGACCTGTCCGACATTGGGCTGCGCCAGCGCATCCTGCGCAACATGTCCGACCTCAGCCTGGAAACCGAGCTGTTCGGCGAGACGCTGGCGATGCCGGTAGCGCTGGCGCCGGTCGGCCTGACCGGCATGTACGCCCGGCGTGGCGAGGTGCAGGCCGCGCGTGCGGCGGACAGCCGTGGCATTCCGTTCACCCTGTCGACCGTGTCGGTGTGCCCGATCGAGGAAGTGGCGCCGGCCATCCAGCGGCCGATGTGGTTCCAGCTGTACGTGCTGCGCGACCGCGGTTTCATGCGCAACGCGCTGGAACGCGCGCAGGCGGCCGGCGTGACCACCCTGGTGTTTACCGTGGACATGCCGGTGCCCGGCGCGCGCTATCGTGACGCGCACTCGGGCATGAGCGGTCCCAATGCCTCGCTGCGCCGCGTCGGCCAGGCCTTCACCCACCCGCGCTGGGCGTGGGACGTGGGTCTGCTCGGGCGCCCGCACGACCTCGGCAACATCTCCGCTTACCGCGGCAATCCGACCGGGCTGGCGGACTACATCGGCTGGCTGGGCAGCAACTTCGATCCTTCGATCTCGTGGAAGGACCTGGAATGGATCCGCGAGTTCTGGAAGGGGCCGATGGTCATCAAGGGCATCCTCGATCCGGACGACGCGCGCGATGCAGTGAAGTTCGGTGCCGACGGCATCGTAGTCTCCAACCACGGTGGCCGCCAGCTGGATGGCGTGCTGTCCACCGCACGCGCACTGCCGGCCATCGCCGATGCGGTGCAGGGCGACCTGAAGATCCTCGCCGATTCGGGCATCCGCAATGGCCTGGACGTGGTGCGCATGCTGGCGCTGGGTGCCGATACCGTGCTGCTGGGCCGCGCCTTCGTCTATGCACTGGCCGCACAGGGTGAAGCGGGCGTGGCCAACCTGCTGGATCTGGTCGCCAAGGAAATGCGGGTGGCGATGACGCTGACCGGTGCGCGCCGCATCGCCGACATCGGCCGCGACTCGCTGGTCAGCCTGCCATGA
- a CDS encoding decarboxylase, with amino-acid sequence MTSGEAHGQGWLTSMALLPLLLAAATVNAAAIDPAVAAATADAAPVFGGWRNLQTEAGHEPAQRNLAFGMLPQEATRGDRFVILDREGHRAVCCLQVASPSLGVAALREQYHLAQAGVDDLGNVRSPSRPYVPHVYAMQRVDELADYTFADVAGAYSDLGGLLLPEAAAVDSEATTVRLGEVQYRLQFQRQPFADDDGALDRYTLQAPGQGPAKVVEVPFGTY; translated from the coding sequence ATGACGTCAGGCGAAGCGCACGGACAGGGCTGGCTGACCTCGATGGCGTTGCTGCCGTTGCTGCTGGCGGCCGCGACAGTCAACGCCGCGGCCATTGATCCGGCAGTGGCGGCTGCAACCGCCGATGCTGCCCCCGTGTTCGGTGGCTGGCGCAACCTGCAGACCGAGGCCGGCCATGAGCCGGCGCAGCGCAACCTGGCGTTCGGCATGCTGCCGCAGGAAGCGACCCGTGGCGACCGCTTCGTCATCCTTGATCGCGAAGGCCACCGCGCGGTGTGCTGCCTGCAGGTGGCCAGCCCGTCGCTGGGCGTGGCCGCGCTGCGCGAGCAGTACCACCTCGCTCAGGCCGGGGTGGATGACCTCGGCAACGTGCGCAGCCCGTCCCGCCCCTATGTGCCGCATGTGTATGCGATGCAGCGGGTGGATGAGCTGGCCGATTACACCTTCGCCGATGTTGCCGGTGCCTACAGCGATCTGGGTGGCCTGCTGCTGCCGGAAGCGGCCGCGGTGGACTCCGAGGCGACCACGGTGCGCCTGGGTGAGGTGCAGTACCGGCTGCAGTTCCAGCGCCAGCCCTTTGCCGATGACGATGGTGCGCTGGACCGCTACACCCTGCAGGCCCCGGGCCAAGGCCCGGCGAAGGTCGTGGAAGTGCCGTTCGGGACGTACTGA
- a CDS encoding LysR substrate-binding domain-containing protein → MQDSAKSNRTLFELDLLRALVMVADCGSFTTAATRLHSTQSTVSQKVRRLEELAGHRLLERGHRDVHPTDAGHTLLGYARRMLDLNEEMAQALAGATVETAVRIGVPEDFVNAQTTRMLAAFSRRHPQVKLEISSGLSRDLAHGFDHGELDLVLVKQRRNTRQAVHCRREPMHWIDSQRSSSLQLDPLPLVTFPPRGLYRDEMIQAVEALGLRWRIAFTSSSLSGIQGAVADGIGISLLPRRAVSREHRVIDGERGLPVVENYEIGLLHRPDADGAVRALAAELWRQVQREAE, encoded by the coding sequence ATGCAAGACAGTGCCAAATCGAATAGAACGCTGTTCGAACTGGACCTGCTGCGTGCGCTGGTGATGGTGGCCGACTGCGGCAGTTTCACCACCGCGGCCACCCGCCTGCATTCCACCCAGTCCACGGTCAGCCAGAAGGTGCGGCGGCTGGAGGAGCTGGCCGGGCACCGCCTGCTCGAACGCGGCCACCGCGACGTGCACCCCACCGATGCCGGGCACACGCTGCTGGGTTACGCCCGGCGCATGCTCGACCTGAACGAGGAAATGGCCCAGGCCCTGGCCGGCGCCACGGTGGAGACCGCGGTGCGCATCGGCGTGCCGGAGGACTTCGTCAACGCGCAGACCACGCGGATGCTGGCCGCGTTCAGCCGCCGCCACCCGCAGGTGAAGCTGGAAATCAGCAGCGGTCTGAGTCGGGACCTGGCCCATGGCTTCGACCATGGCGAACTGGACCTGGTGCTGGTCAAGCAGCGCCGCAACACGCGCCAGGCGGTGCACTGCCGGCGCGAGCCGATGCACTGGATCGACAGCCAGCGCAGCAGCAGCCTGCAGCTGGATCCGCTGCCGCTGGTGACGTTCCCGCCGCGCGGCCTGTACCGCGACGAGATGATCCAGGCGGTGGAGGCACTCGGCCTGCGCTGGCGCATCGCGTTCACCAGTTCGTCGCTGAGCGGCATTCAGGGGGCGGTGGCCGATGGCATCGGCATCAGCCTGCTGCCGCGTCGCGCGGTGAGCCGCGAGCACCGCGTGATCGATGGTGAGCGTGGCCTGCCGGTGGTGGAGAACTATGAGATCGGGCTGCTGCATCGGCCGGATGCGGATGGTGCGGTGCGCGCGCTCGCCGCCGAGCTCTGGCGGCAGGTCCAGCGCGAGGCGGAGTAG
- a CDS encoding MgtC/SapB family protein → MELTQDVSILLRVAAAMLFGGVLGVEREMGKHAAGLRTHMLIAGAAALIVGLGDSVAEHFQQERYRDLLQVDPVRLIEAVVACVGFVAAGTILRGNREDQVSGLTTASSLVMAAAIGIAVGIGKYVIAIGVSVLCVLVLAVIRRVEKKL, encoded by the coding sequence ATGGAACTCACCCAGGATGTATCGATCCTGCTGCGCGTGGCCGCGGCGATGCTGTTCGGCGGCGTGCTGGGCGTCGAACGTGAGATGGGCAAGCACGCCGCGGGCCTGCGCACGCATATGCTGATTGCCGGGGCGGCGGCGCTGATCGTCGGCCTCGGTGATTCGGTGGCCGAACATTTCCAGCAGGAGCGCTACCGCGACCTGCTGCAGGTCGATCCGGTGCGCCTGATCGAGGCAGTGGTGGCCTGCGTTGGTTTCGTGGCCGCCGGCACCATCCTGCGCGGCAACCGCGAGGACCAGGTCAGCGGATTGACCACGGCGAGTTCGCTGGTGATGGCTGCGGCCATCGGCATTGCCGTGGGCATCGGCAAGTACGTGATCGCCATCGGGGTGAGCGTGCTGTGCGTGCTGGTGCTGGCGGTGATCCGGCGGGTGGAGAAAAAACTCTGA
- a CDS encoding GNAT family protein, whose amino-acid sequence MCIEPNPTSPPALHPVLRRHLLLLGHGSINLRSLQRTDLPGWRTLCGQRRTRCNVNCRSEAEVQLFIGIQRSRLQEDNDRLLLGVFDQPSHTLIDQLTVRLQSARDRSAELQRFCQADWTDAQRFADTLQALCPFLFEQVGLHRVYVMLPPDNSAGLADVLRAAGFENEGLLRDHHLGPDGWEDRSLHALTAPTWRRQHPARG is encoded by the coding sequence ATGTGCATCGAACCGAACCCCACCTCCCCTCCTGCCCTGCACCCGGTACTGCGCCGCCACCTGCTGCTGCTGGGCCATGGTTCCATCAACCTGCGCTCACTGCAGCGCACCGACCTGCCTGGCTGGCGCACGCTGTGCGGGCAGCGCCGCACCCGCTGCAACGTGAACTGCCGCAGCGAGGCCGAGGTGCAGCTGTTCATCGGCATCCAGCGCTCGCGCCTGCAGGAGGACAATGACCGCCTGCTGCTGGGTGTGTTCGACCAGCCCAGCCATACCCTGATCGACCAGCTGACCGTGCGGCTGCAGTCCGCGCGCGATCGCAGCGCCGAGCTGCAGCGCTTCTGCCAGGCCGACTGGACCGATGCGCAGCGCTTCGCCGACACGCTGCAGGCACTGTGCCCGTTCCTGTTCGAACAGGTCGGACTGCACCGCGTCTATGTGATGCTCCCGCCCGACAACAGCGCCGGGCTTGCAGACGTGCTGCGCGCCGCCGGCTTCGAGAACGAAGGCCTGCTGCGCGACCATCACCTGGGCCCTGACGGCTGGGAAGACCGCAGCCTGCATGCGCTGACGGCGCCGACCTGGCGCCGCCAGCACCCCGCGCGGGGCTAG
- a CDS encoding I78 family peptidase inhibitor — protein MTAHRLFLLLPATALLLSACVSTPGPQVKGSGRCDASQLGWAVGQPGNEENMRRLSRESGAGLVNPIGPTTITTKDIRPDRLRVYVDKNNVITAARCE, from the coding sequence ATGACTGCCCACCGCCTGTTCCTGCTGCTTCCTGCCACTGCACTGCTGCTGTCGGCATGCGTCAGCACGCCCGGCCCGCAGGTCAAGGGCAGCGGCCGCTGCGATGCCAGCCAGCTCGGCTGGGCCGTCGGCCAGCCGGGCAACGAAGAGAACATGCGCCGCCTGTCCCGTGAAAGCGGCGCCGGCCTGGTCAACCCGATCGGACCGACCACCATCACCACCAAGGACATCCGCCCGGACCGCCTGCGCGTGTACGTGGACAAGAACAACGTCATCACCGCCGCACGCTGCGAATAA
- a CDS encoding CDP-diacylglycerol diphosphatase, translated as MSLRPLLLLSLTTLAACASAPPPPPAHSDALWRLIERDCEGADGPRGACLQVQPGADRRDVLVKDSHGDYQFLLMPLDKVSGIESPGLYRRGVPNYFAAAWQARSHTQQALGQPLPREVASLALNSPHGRSQHQLHIHVDCLRADVVQALDAQRAALGQQWAPLPVPLRGHPYQARVLPGAELTANPLNLLAFDLSGPADVGNWSLLVAGHRDAHGAPGFVLLATRLDTATGNDASAEELQDHACSVLTGAGSALERVR; from the coding sequence GTGTCCCTGCGTCCCCTGCTGCTGTTGTCCCTGACCACGCTGGCTGCTTGTGCCAGCGCGCCGCCGCCGCCGCCGGCCCATTCCGATGCGCTGTGGCGCCTGATCGAACGCGACTGCGAAGGGGCTGATGGCCCGCGAGGTGCCTGCCTGCAGGTGCAGCCCGGCGCCGACCGCCGCGACGTACTGGTCAAGGATTCGCATGGGGATTACCAGTTCCTGCTGATGCCGCTGGACAAGGTCAGCGGCATTGAAAGCCCCGGCCTGTACCGCAGGGGCGTGCCGAACTACTTTGCCGCTGCATGGCAGGCGCGCTCGCACACCCAGCAGGCGCTTGGCCAGCCGCTGCCGCGCGAAGTGGCCAGCCTGGCGTTGAACTCGCCGCATGGTCGCTCGCAGCACCAGCTGCACATCCACGTGGACTGCCTGCGTGCCGACGTGGTGCAGGCGCTGGACGCACAGCGTGCGGCGCTGGGGCAGCAGTGGGCGCCGCTGCCGGTGCCGCTGCGTGGCCACCCGTACCAGGCGCGCGTGCTGCCGGGCGCGGAGCTGACCGCCAACCCGCTGAACCTGCTGGCCTTCGACCTGAGTGGCCCGGCCGACGTCGGCAACTGGAGCCTGCTGGTGGCCGGTCACCGCGATGCGCACGGCGCCCCCGGGTTCGTGCTGCTGGCGACCCGGCTCGACACCGCCACCGGCAACGACGCCAGTGCCGAGGAGCTGCAGGACCACGCCTGCAGCGTGCTGACCGGCGCCGGTTCCGCGCTGGAGCGGGTGCGCTAG
- a CDS encoding amidohydrolase family protein, whose translation MTLQFIQGGVDREGAPVHFHIRDGRFEGFNRTTGPAEGAEVIDLQGFTLLPGLVDGHIHLDKSFVGDRWHPHQPVASLRERLAVEKAAVADAAPMVDRAEALIRQCSRFGTVAMRCHVDIDASTGLRHLLAVREAAQRCADIMQIQLVAFPQAGVMSCAGTAAVLEQALAEGVEVLGGIDPTTLDGDAEGQLALLFGLAERYGVRLDIHLHEPGETGLAQLLRIAARTRAAGLQGRVAVSHAYALGEVPLARALQVGEALAAAGVSIMSNAPGDHPFPPLRALHDAGVRVFAGNDNIRDCWWPYGNGDLLQRAMLLGYRSGFYTDADLMLALEMVTTHAAAVIGLPDYGMGEGLPATFVAVRADHGPAAVAGVPVERRVVVQGQWV comes from the coding sequence ATGACCCTGCAGTTCATCCAGGGCGGCGTCGACCGCGAGGGTGCGCCGGTGCATTTCCACATCCGCGACGGGCGTTTTGAGGGTTTCAACCGCACAACGGGCCCGGCCGAAGGTGCCGAGGTCATCGACCTGCAGGGGTTCACCCTGCTGCCGGGCCTGGTGGATGGGCACATCCATCTGGACAAGAGTTTCGTCGGCGACCGCTGGCATCCGCACCAGCCGGTGGCCAGCCTGCGCGAGCGCCTGGCGGTGGAAAAGGCCGCGGTGGCCGACGCCGCGCCGATGGTGGACCGCGCCGAGGCGCTGATCCGCCAGTGCAGCCGCTTCGGTACCGTGGCGATGCGCTGCCACGTCGATATCGACGCCAGCACCGGCCTGCGCCATCTGCTGGCTGTGCGCGAGGCTGCGCAGCGCTGCGCCGACATCATGCAGATCCAGCTGGTGGCGTTCCCGCAGGCGGGGGTGATGTCCTGCGCGGGCACGGCCGCGGTGCTGGAGCAGGCCCTGGCCGAGGGCGTGGAGGTGCTGGGTGGCATCGACCCGACCACGCTGGATGGCGATGCCGAGGGGCAGCTGGCCCTGCTGTTCGGCCTGGCCGAGCGCTACGGGGTGCGCCTGGACATCCATCTGCACGAACCGGGTGAAACCGGCCTGGCCCAGCTGCTGCGCATCGCCGCGCGTACGCGAGCGGCCGGGCTGCAGGGCAGGGTGGCGGTCAGCCACGCCTACGCGCTAGGCGAGGTGCCGTTGGCGCGCGCCCTGCAGGTGGGCGAGGCCTTGGCGGCGGCCGGCGTGTCGATCATGAGCAACGCGCCGGGCGATCACCCGTTCCCGCCGCTGCGGGCGCTGCACGATGCCGGGGTGCGGGTGTTCGCAGGCAACGACAACATCCGAGACTGCTGGTGGCCCTACGGCAATGGCGATCTGCTGCAGCGGGCGATGCTGCTGGGCTACCGTTCGGGGTTTTACACGGATGCCGACCTGATGCTGGCGCTGGAGATGGTGACCACGCATGCGGCGGCGGTGATCGGGTTGCCGGACTACGGGATGGGCGAGGGGTTGCCAGCGACGTTCGTGGCGGTGCGGGCGGATCACGGTCCCGCGGCGGTGGCGGGTGTGCCGGTCGAACGGCGCGTGGTTGTCCAGGGGCAGTGGGTGTAG
- a CDS encoding ankyrin repeat domain-containing protein — MRIARRPRLPGPLGRLLPLCLLAMVLPGCSATAGTADARLRDAAARGDAAAVRAALEDDADLESRDGEGRTALLLATHGNHVDAARELIEAGADVNAKDAMQDSAYLYAGARGLDDILALTLAHGADLRSTNRYGGIALIPAAERGHVATVRTLLRAGVAVDHVNRLHWTALLEAILLGDGGPRHVQIVQLLLDAGANPELADGDGVTPLMHARQRGYTPIETLLRQAGAQR, encoded by the coding sequence ATGCGCATCGCTCGTCGCCCTCGTTTGCCCGGCCCGCTGGGTCGCCTGTTGCCGCTGTGCCTGTTGGCGATGGTACTACCTGGCTGTTCGGCCACGGCCGGCACGGCCGATGCGCGCCTGCGCGATGCTGCCGCGCGAGGCGATGCCGCCGCCGTGCGTGCGGCGCTGGAAGACGATGCCGATCTGGAATCGCGCGATGGTGAGGGCCGCACCGCACTGCTGCTGGCGACCCACGGCAACCACGTCGATGCCGCACGCGAACTGATCGAAGCCGGTGCCGACGTCAACGCCAAGGATGCGATGCAGGACAGCGCTTACCTGTATGCCGGCGCGCGCGGCCTGGATGACATTCTCGCGCTGACCCTGGCCCACGGTGCCGATCTGCGCAGCACCAACCGCTACGGCGGCATCGCCCTGATTCCCGCCGCCGAACGCGGCCATGTGGCCACCGTGCGCACGCTGCTGCGCGCGGGCGTGGCGGTGGACCATGTCAACCGCCTGCACTGGACCGCACTGCTGGAAGCGATCCTGCTCGGCGATGGTGGCCCGCGCCATGTGCAGATCGTGCAGCTGCTGCTCGACGCCGGCGCCAATCCCGAACTGGCTGATGGCGATGGCGTGACGCCGCTGATGCACGCACGCCAGCGTGGCTACACCCCCATTGAAACCCTGCTGCGCCAGGCCGGCGCCCAGCGCTGA
- the dld gene encoding D-lactate dehydrogenase, with amino-acid sequence MSDHASVLAQLRAAVGSRYVLTGDKATRRFRRGYRFGEGPVLAVARPGTLLELWRVLQAAVQGGAAIILQAANTGLTGGSTPDGDDYGRPMVLVSTLRLTGIQLLNEGRQVLCLPGATLDRLEQTLAPLGREPHSVIGSSCIGASVLGGICNNSGGSLVRRGPAYTELALFAQVDAQGQLQLVNHLGIALGETPEQILQRLQAGDYSPADVGDGDGRAASDARYAEDVRRVDADTPARFNADPSRHYEASGSAGKLAVFAVRLDTFEKEAAEVFYIGSNRTATLTTIRRQLLTGFERLPIAGEYIHRDAYDIGERYGKDTFLLIDRLGTARVPAAFALKSRVDGWFERLGLRGVTDRVMQALVGLLPSHLPPRMGEFRQRYEHHLLLKVSAQDAAETERWLRECFANHEGGFFRCSAEEGRKAFLHRFAVAGAAVRYREVHRAKVQDIVALDIALRRDDADWFETLPPDIDGRLLHKLYYGHFLCHVFHQDYIARKGEDPMAIEHAMWALLDKRGAEYPAEHNVGHLYPAKPALAGFYRQLDPSNTFNPGIGHTSKVAGWGSCDCSGH; translated from the coding sequence ATGAGCGACCACGCGAGCGTGCTGGCGCAGCTGCGTGCCGCCGTCGGCAGCCGCTATGTGCTGACCGGTGACAAGGCGACCCGTCGTTTCCGTCGCGGCTATCGGTTTGGCGAAGGCCCGGTGCTGGCCGTGGCGCGCCCAGGCACGCTGCTGGAACTCTGGCGGGTGCTGCAGGCGGCGGTGCAGGGTGGGGCGGCGATCATCCTGCAGGCGGCCAACACCGGCCTGACCGGTGGTTCGACTCCCGATGGCGATGACTACGGGCGGCCGATGGTACTGGTCAGCACGCTGCGCCTGACCGGCATCCAGCTGTTGAACGAGGGCCGCCAGGTGCTGTGCCTGCCCGGCGCGACGCTGGATCGTCTGGAACAGACGCTGGCACCGCTGGGGCGCGAGCCGCATTCGGTGATCGGCTCGTCGTGCATCGGTGCCTCGGTGCTGGGCGGCATCTGCAACAACTCCGGCGGTTCACTGGTGCGCCGTGGCCCGGCCTATACCGAGTTGGCACTGTTCGCGCAGGTCGATGCGCAGGGCCAGCTGCAGCTGGTCAACCACCTTGGCATTGCCCTCGGCGAGACGCCCGAGCAGATCCTGCAGCGTCTGCAGGCGGGCGACTACAGCCCCGCCGATGTCGGCGATGGCGATGGCCGCGCTGCCTCCGATGCGCGCTATGCCGAGGATGTGCGACGTGTCGATGCGGATACGCCGGCACGCTTCAACGCCGACCCCAGCCGTCATTACGAGGCGTCCGGTTCGGCGGGCAAACTGGCGGTGTTCGCCGTGCGCCTGGATACGTTCGAGAAGGAAGCCGCCGAGGTGTTCTACATCGGCAGCAACCGCACGGCCACGCTCACCACCATCCGCCGCCAGCTGCTGACCGGCTTCGAACGCCTGCCGATCGCCGGGGAGTACATCCACCGCGATGCGTACGACATCGGCGAGCGCTACGGCAAGGACACCTTCCTGCTGATCGATCGCCTCGGCACGGCGCGCGTGCCGGCCGCGTTCGCGCTGAAGAGCCGCGTCGATGGCTGGTTCGAGCGGCTGGGTCTGCGCGGGGTGACCGACCGGGTGATGCAGGCGCTGGTCGGCCTGCTGCCGTCGCACCTGCCGCCGCGCATGGGCGAGTTCCGCCAGCGGTATGAGCATCACCTGCTGCTGAAGGTGTCGGCGCAGGATGCTGCGGAGACCGAGCGCTGGCTGCGCGAGTGCTTTGCCAACCATGAGGGCGGTTTCTTCCGCTGCAGCGCCGAGGAGGGACGCAAGGCGTTCCTGCATCGTTTCGCCGTGGCCGGTGCGGCGGTGCGCTACCGCGAAGTCCATCGCGCGAAGGTGCAGGACATCGTGGCGCTGGACATCGCCCTGCGCCGCGACGATGCGGACTGGTTCGAGACGCTGCCCCCCGATATCGATGGGCGCCTGCTGCACAAACTGTACTACGGGCACTTCCTCTGCCATGTGTTCCACCAGGATTACATCGCGCGCAAAGGCGAAGACCCGATGGCCATCGAACATGCGATGTGGGCGCTGCTGGACAAGCGTGGCGCCGAGTACCCGGCCGAACACAACGTCGGCCACCTGTACCCGGCCAAGCCGGCGCTGGCCGGATTCTATCGGCAGCTGGATCCGAGCAACACGTTCAATCCCGGTATCGGCCACACATCCAAGGTGGCGGGCTGGGGCAGCTGCGATTGCAGCGGGCATTGA
- the lldR gene encoding transcriptional regulator LldR: protein MTSPRVSDKVAAQLRLLVQEQQLQPGDRLPAERTLALELGVSRTALREAIAQLASQGLLTARVGGGTYVADPAALARQALQEPLVPYLPVFQGDPEYRFDVLEIRHALEGATAWHAALRATDEDRARITRAFQTMMDAHGKDDPAGEAAADAAFHLSIAEASHNLVLLQVMRGLFELLQTNISQSREKLYTSAATFSPLSDQHREMMDAVLAGDPERARAAAHAHLEFVHTTLRTLDDNEARRARASRLPSPHG from the coding sequence ATGACCTCGCCGCGCGTCTCTGACAAGGTCGCTGCACAGCTGCGCCTGCTGGTGCAGGAACAACAGCTGCAGCCCGGCGACCGGCTGCCGGCCGAGCGCACTCTGGCGCTGGAGCTGGGCGTCTCGCGCACCGCGTTGCGCGAGGCCATCGCGCAGCTGGCCAGCCAGGGGCTGCTGACCGCGCGCGTCGGCGGCGGCACCTACGTGGCCGACCCGGCGGCACTCGCCCGGCAGGCGCTGCAGGAACCCCTGGTGCCCTACCTGCCGGTGTTCCAGGGCGATCCGGAATACCGTTTCGATGTGCTGGAGATCCGCCACGCGCTGGAAGGTGCCACGGCGTGGCACGCCGCGCTGCGTGCCACCGACGAGGACCGCGCGCGCATCACCCGCGCCTTCCAGACCATGATGGACGCGCACGGCAAGGATGACCCGGCCGGCGAGGCCGCAGCCGATGCGGCCTTCCATCTGTCCATCGCCGAGGCCTCGCACAACCTGGTGCTGCTGCAGGTGATGCGCGGCCTGTTCGAGCTGCTGCAGACCAACATCTCGCAGAGCCGCGAGAAGCTCTACACCTCGGCAGCAACCTTCTCGCCGCTGTCCGACCAGCATCGCGAGATGATGGATGCGGTGCTGGCCGGCGATCCCGAACGCGCGCGCGCCGCTGCCCATGCCCACCTTGAGTTCGTGCACACCACGCTGCGCACGCTCGATGACAACGAAGCCCGGCGTGCGCGGGCCTCGCGTCTCCCTTCCCCGCATGGCTGA